The following are encoded together in the Nymphaea colorata isolate Beijing-Zhang1983 chromosome 14, ASM883128v2, whole genome shotgun sequence genome:
- the LOC116267395 gene encoding ACT domain-containing protein ACR4-like: MEDEYEKLVRRMNPPRVVIDNESYNNATVVRVDSANKHGILLEVVQILIDLNLIITKAYISSDGGWFMDVFNVTDSERKKVRDEKILDCIRESLGEDPSCTHTMRRFIGIQPSNEHTSIELTGTDRPGLLSKVSAVLDYLKCNVVNVELWTHNTKAGAVIHVTDEATGLPINDPQRLFRIKELLCNVLRGNNRSRGASATVSFGYAHTERRLHQMMFADRDYERGDQGCIIDSLKPHVTVMDCTEKDYSVVTIRCRDKPKLLFDTVCTLMDLQYVVFHANVDAETPEAYQEYYIRHLDGCPVNSQAEKQRLVQCLQAAIETRVSEGLKLELCATDRVGLLSDVTRLFRENSLSVTRAEVTTRGGKAINTFYVCGASGHPLDEKTIDHIRLVIGQTILKVKHNSASLNSAPQESSTKFLFSNLFRSRCLCVFGLVRSHS; the protein is encoded by the exons ATGGAGGACGAATACGAGAAACTAGTCAGGAGGATGAATCCTCCCAG GGTGGTAATTGACAATGAGTCATACAATAACGCGACGGTTGTCAGG GTGGATAGTGCAAACAAACATGGCATACTTCTGGAAGTTGTCCAGATTCTCATTGATTTAAATCTCATTATCACGAAGGCCTACATTTCTTCAGACGGGGGTTGGTTCATGGATG TTTTTAATGTAACTGATTCAGAGAGGAAAAAAGTCAGAGATGAGAAGATTTTAGATTGCATTCGAGAG TCTCTAGGTGAGGATCCCTCTTGCACCCATACTATGAGAAGGTTCATTGGTATTCAACCATCAAATGAGCACACATCAATTGAGTTAACGGGTACCGATCGTCCAGGGTTACTCTCAAAAGTTTCTGCAGTTCTTGACTATCTCAAGTGCAATGTGGTGAATGTTGAACTCTGGACCCATAACACTAAAGCTGGAGCAGTGATACATGTAACTGATGAAGCAACTGGTTTGCCTATTAATGACCCACAAAGACTTTTTAGGATCAAGGAGCTTCTGTGCAATGTATTGAGAGGCAACAACAGAAGTAGAGGTGCAAGTGCAACTGTTTCTTTTGGTTATGCTCACACAGAGAGGAGGCTGCACCAGATGATGTTTGCCGACCGGGATTATGAAAGAGGTGATCAAGGTTGCATAATTGACAGTCTTAAGCCTCATGTAACTGTTATGGATTGCACTGAGAAGGACTACTCAGTTGTCACCATTCGCTGCAGGGATAAGCCAAAGCTTCTTTTTGATACAGTATGTACTTTGATGGACTTGCAATATGTGGTTTTTCACGCAAACGTTGATGCAGAAACACCTGAAGCTTATCAG GAATACTATATTCGTCATTTAGATGGATGCCCTGTAAATTCACAAGCTGAAAAGCAGCGCCTTGTCCAATGTCTTCAGGCAGCAATAGAGACAAGAGTTTCAGAG GGGCTGAAGCTCGAATTATGCGCCACTGATAGAGTTGGCCTGCTCTCCGATGTCACAAGGCTGTTTCGTGAGAATAGCTTGTCAGTCACTAGAGCAGAAGTGACAACCAGAGGGGGCAAAGCAATCAACACTTTCTATGTGTGTGGTGCCTCTGGACATCCTCTTGATGAAAAGACAATTGACCATATAAGGTTAGTGATTGGACAAACAATTCTTAAAGTGAAACACAACTCTGCTAGTCTGAACTCTGCTCCTCAAGAATCCAGCACCAAGTTTCTCTTCAGCAACCTCTTCAGGTCCAGATGCCTCTGTGTTTTCGGGCTTGTGCGATCacattcttga
- the LOC116267502 gene encoding cyclin-dependent kinase C-2-like — MAREIKTGEIVALKKIRMDNEREGFPITAIREIKILKKLHLENIIQLKEIVTSPGPEKDEHGRPDGNKYRGSIYMVFEYMDHDLTGLSDRPGMRFTVPQIKCYMRELLTGLHYCHVNQVLHRDIKGSNLLIDNEGHLKLEDFGLARSFSSDHNGNLTNRVLTLWYRPPKLLLGSTKYGSAVDMWSVGCIFAELLNGKPILPGKNEPEQLNKIFELCGSPDEVNWPGVSKIPWYNNFKPSRSNDEAS; from the exons ATGGCCAGGGAGATCAAAACAGGCGAGATTGTTGCTTTGAAAAAGATACGCATGGacaatgagagagaagga TTTCCTATAACCGCTATAcgtgaaatcaaaattttaaagaaacttCATCTTGAGAACATTATTCAGTTAAAAGAGATTGTGACATCTCCAG GACCTGAAAAAGATGAACACGGTAGGCCAG ATGGCAATAAATACAGGGGAAGCATTTATATGGTATTTGAATACATGGACCATGATTTGACTGGGTTATCAGATAGACCTGGAATGCGGTTTACAGTTCCCCAGATAAAG TGTTACATGAGGGAGCTGTTAACGGGACTTCACTATTGCCATGTTAATCAAGTTCTTCATCGTGATATTAAAG GTTCCAATCTTCTAATTGACAATGAAGGGCATTTAAAGCTTGAAGATTTTGGCTTGGCTAGATCTTTTTCTAGTGACCATAATGGAAATCTCACAAACCGTGTCTTAACTCTTTGGTATAG ACCTCCAAAGTTGCTGCTTGGCTCCACTAAGTATGGGTCAGCTGTGGACATGTGGTCCGTTGGTTGTATTTTTGCTGAGCTACTAAATGGGAAGCCAATCTTGCCTGGAAAGAATGAG CCAGAGCAGttgaataaaatatttgaactaTGCGGATCACCTGATGAGGTTAACTGGCCGGGAGTTTCAAAGATTCCTTGGTACAATAATTTCAAGCCTTCAAGATCAAATGACGAGGCGTCTTAG
- the LOC116267503 gene encoding carboxyvinyl-carboxyphosphonate phosphorylmutase, chloroplastic-like encodes MGEGESSALPFTGLVGEREGESGSAEGIVLMPGCYDALSAAIVQKSGFSAGFISGYALSASLLGKPDFGLLTQPEMAEKARFICASAPNIPIIADADTGGGNALNVQRTVQDLIAADAAGCFLEDQAWPKK; translated from the exons ATGGGTGAGGGGGAGTCATCTGCCTTGCCCTTCACTGGTTTGGTaggggaaagagagggagaatcAGGGTCTGCAGAAGGAATCGTCCTTATGCCCGGTTGCTACGATGCCCTCTCTGCAGCCATTGTACAGAAATCTGGCTTCTCGGCCGGATTCATCTCCGGCTACGCCCTTTCCGCCTCGCTCCTTGGCAAGCCCGACTTCGGCCTCCTCAC GCAACCTGAGATGGCGGAGAAAGCACGGTTCATCTGCGCCTCTGCCCCAAACATCCCAATTATCGCTGATGCTG ATACTGGTGGAGGTAATGCTCTCAACGTGCAAAGGACTGTGCAGGACTTGATTGCAGCAGATGCTGCTGGATGCTTTCTTGAG GATCAAGCATGGCCAAAGAAGTGA